A window of the Falco rusticolus isolate bFalRus1 chromosome 1, bFalRus1.pri, whole genome shotgun sequence genome harbors these coding sequences:
- the ANAPC4 gene encoding anaphase-promoting complex subunit 4 isoform X2 codes for MHWMEVTEESTVLTSFYNAEDESNLLLPKLPALPKNYSTTAKIFSEEKSDEIMKLLGDVRLNALVLGGSSGFIEIYAYGMFKIATVTGVAGSCRGLCLSSDLKSLSVITEIQDSSDNAAEITYFQLDTSLLSSYLPEVTRMARKFTHISTLLQYIKLSLACMCEAWEEILMQMDSRLTKFVQEKNTTTSVQDEFMQLLLWGKASLELQALLMNQLTVKGLKKLGQSIESSYSSIQKLVISHLQSGSEALLYHLSELKGMALWKQKYESLGLDASGIEEAITAVGSFILKANELLQVIDSSMKNFKAFFRWLYVAMLRMSEDHVLPELNKVMTQKDITFVADFLTEHFNEAPELYNRKGKYFNVERVGQYLKDEDDDLVSPPNTEGNQWFNFLKDSTHIKESPLLFPYYPEKSLHFVKRQMEEVIDQCLQKPADIIGKSVHQAVYMSLYKTSQSEDSTPQLFKLPFLWNDKTSNIHYVLFTILENSVSKIYILRRHTDTSRSVSNGILAVEFGSFLNNSINDSSDSRCYSCLDAHFYDDETVTVVLKESVEQEGKERVLAQLPLSSIYTDEDQDRELIWDSTKRLDEQRGEILTRTVFLENQWRVLENMKAQYVSVNGIRKVSCVLSSNLRHVRVFEMDVEDDGEVEEEEEEEATQIAAGEPSEINQSADNQDNVCGASAEELPDETEEHESSLDP; via the exons ATGCATTGGATGGAAGTAACTGAGGAAAGCAC tgttctcACTTCCTTTTATAATGCTGAGGATGAATCAAATCTCCTTTTGCCTAAATTACCGGCGCTACCGAAAAA ttacagtACCACTGCAAAAATTTTCAG tgaagaaaagtcAGATGAGATTATGAAGCTTTTGGGTGATGTAAG gcTTAATGCTCTTGTCCTTGGTGGCAGCTCAGGATTTATTGAGATTTATGCTTATGGAATGTTCAAGATTGCTACAGTAACTGGG GTGGCAGGATCTTGTCGTGGACTATGTTTGTCTAGTGATTTGAAATCACTGTCAGTTATTACAGAGATACAAGACTCCTCAGACAATGCAGCAGAGATAACATATTTTCAG CTGGACACTAGTCTATTATCAAGTTACTTACCTGAGGTAACTCGAATGGCTCGAAAGTTTACTCACATTTCAACTCTGTTACAG TATATAAAGTTGTCATTGGCATGTATGTGTGAAGCGTGGGAAGAAATATTGATGCAGATGGACTCACGACTAACGAAGTTTGTACAG GAAAAGAATACAACCACTTCTGTTCAGGATGAGTTTATGCAGCTGCTGTTATGGGGCAAAGCAAG TCTGGAACTTCAGGCATTACTAATGAACCAACTGACAGTAAAG GGTTTAAAAAAACTCGGTCAGTCTATAGAGTCTTCCTATTCCAGTATACAAAAGTTGGTCATAAGTCATTTGCAGAG TGGCTCTGAGGCACTGTTATACCACTTGAGTGAATTGAAAGGAATGGCTTTATGGAAACAAAAGTATGAATCTCTGGGATTAGATGCATCTGGAATTGAAG AGGCTATTACTGCTGTTGGTTCTTTCATCCTGAAAGCAAATGAGCTGCTTCA AGTTATCGACAGTAGTATGAAAaacttcaaagcattttttcgATGGCTGTATGTTG CCATGTTGAGGATGTCAGAAGATCATGTGCTCCCAGAGCTGAACAAGGTA atgaCTCAAAAAGATATCACGTTTGTTGCTGATTTTCTTACTGAACATTTTAATGAG GCACCAGAACTTTACAATCGtaaaggaaaatacttcaaTGTGGAGAGAGTTGGTCAG taCTTGAAAGATGAAGATGATGACCTTGTATCACCACCTAATACAGAGGGAAACCAGTGGTTTAACTTTCTTAAAGACAGTACTCATATTAAAG AAAGTCCTCTTCTGTTTCCCTACTATCCTGAGAAATCACTACATTTTGTCAAAAGGCAAATGGAAGAGGTCATTGATCAGTGTTTACAAAAGCCAGCG GATATAATTGGAAAGTCAGTGCATCAAGCAGTCTACATGTCTCTTTATAAAACTTCTCAAAG tgaagattcCACACCTCAGTTATTTAAACTACCATTTCT GTGGAATGACAAAACATCCAATATACATTATGTTCTCTTCACCATACTCgaaaattctgtttctaaaatataCATTTTGAGGAGACATACTGATACTTCCAG GTCTGTCAGTAATGGAATTCTTGCGGTAGAGTTTGGAAGCTTCTTGAACAACAGTATAAATGACAGCTCAGACTCCAG aTGCTACAGTTGTTTAGATGCACACTTTTATGATGATGAAACTGTAACTGTAGTTCTGAAGGAGAGTGTGGAacaagagggaaaggagagagtCTTGGCTCAGTTGCCTTTATCTTCCATATACACAGATGAGGACCAAGACAGGGAATTAATCTGGGATTCTACTAAAAG ACTGGATGAGCAAAGAGGTGAGATATTGACACGTACTGTCTTCTTGGAGAATCAGTGGAGAGTGCTGGAGAACATGAAAGCTCAGTATGTTTCTGTAAATGGCATTAGAAAAGTTTCCTGTGTG CTAAGTTCAAATCTCCGTCACGTGAGGGTGTTTGAGATGGACGTGGAGGACGATGGGGAAgttgaggaagaagaggaagaagaagcaaCTCAGATTGCAGCTGGGGAACCTTCTGAGATAAATCAGTCTGCAGATAACCAGGACAATGTGTGTGGTGCATCTGCTGAAGAACTGCCTGATGAAACCGAAGAACATGAATCAAGTCTGGATCCTTGA
- the ANAPC4 gene encoding anaphase-promoting complex subunit 4 isoform X1 → MPAFRQVGEKQLPQEIVFMAWSPKRDLIALANRAGEVLLHRLANFQRVWSLPPNENTGKEVTALAWRPDGKILAFGLTDTKRIILCDVEKPESLHSFSVDSSITYMHWMEVTEESTVLTSFYNAEDESNLLLPKLPALPKNEEKSDEIMKLLGDVRLNALVLGGSSGFIEIYAYGMFKIATVTGVAGSCRGLCLSSDLKSLSVITEIQDSSDNAAEITYFQLDTSLLSSYLPEVTRMARKFTHISTLLQYIKLSLACMCEAWEEILMQMDSRLTKFVQEKNTTTSVQDEFMQLLLWGKASLELQALLMNQLTVKGLKKLGQSIESSYSSIQKLVISHLQSGSEALLYHLSELKGMALWKQKYESLGLDASGIEEAITAVGSFILKANELLQVIDSSMKNFKAFFRWLYVAMLRMSEDHVLPELNKVMTQKDITFVADFLTEHFNEAPELYNRKGKYFNVERVGQYLKDEDDDLVSPPNTEGNQWFNFLKDSTHIKESPLLFPYYPEKSLHFVKRQMEEVIDQCLQKPADIIGKSVHQAVYMSLYKTSQSEDSTPQLFKLPFLWNDKTSNIHYVLFTILENSVSKIYILRRHTDTSRSVSNGILAVEFGSFLNNSINDSSDSRCYSCLDAHFYDDETVTVVLKESVEQEGKERVLAQLPLSSIYTDEDQDRELIWDSTKRLDEQRGEILTRTVFLENQWRVLENMKAQYVSVNGIRKVSCVLSSNLRHVRVFEMDVEDDGEVEEEEEEEATQIAAGEPSEINQSADNQDNVCGASAEELPDETEEHESSLDP, encoded by the exons ATGCCCGCCTTCCGGCAGGTGGGGGAGAAGCAGCTGCCCCAGGAGATCGTCTTCATGGCCTGGTCCCCCAAGAGGGACCTCATCGCCCTGGCCAACCGGGCGGGGGAG GTTTTACTTCACCGGCTTGCAAACTTCCAACGAGTGTGGAGTTTGCctccaaatgaaaatacaggaaaagaagtGACAGCCCTTGCTTGGAGACCAGATGGCAAAA TTTTGGCTTTTGGCCTTACTGATACGAAGCGGATTATTCTGTGTGATGTagaaaaacctgaaagcttGCACTCCTTCTCCGTGGACTCATCTATTACATACATGCATTGGATGGAAGTAACTGAGGAAAGCAC tgttctcACTTCCTTTTATAATGCTGAGGATGAATCAAATCTCCTTTTGCCTAAATTACCGGCGCTACCGAAAAA tgaagaaaagtcAGATGAGATTATGAAGCTTTTGGGTGATGTAAG gcTTAATGCTCTTGTCCTTGGTGGCAGCTCAGGATTTATTGAGATTTATGCTTATGGAATGTTCAAGATTGCTACAGTAACTGGG GTGGCAGGATCTTGTCGTGGACTATGTTTGTCTAGTGATTTGAAATCACTGTCAGTTATTACAGAGATACAAGACTCCTCAGACAATGCAGCAGAGATAACATATTTTCAG CTGGACACTAGTCTATTATCAAGTTACTTACCTGAGGTAACTCGAATGGCTCGAAAGTTTACTCACATTTCAACTCTGTTACAG TATATAAAGTTGTCATTGGCATGTATGTGTGAAGCGTGGGAAGAAATATTGATGCAGATGGACTCACGACTAACGAAGTTTGTACAG GAAAAGAATACAACCACTTCTGTTCAGGATGAGTTTATGCAGCTGCTGTTATGGGGCAAAGCAAG TCTGGAACTTCAGGCATTACTAATGAACCAACTGACAGTAAAG GGTTTAAAAAAACTCGGTCAGTCTATAGAGTCTTCCTATTCCAGTATACAAAAGTTGGTCATAAGTCATTTGCAGAG TGGCTCTGAGGCACTGTTATACCACTTGAGTGAATTGAAAGGAATGGCTTTATGGAAACAAAAGTATGAATCTCTGGGATTAGATGCATCTGGAATTGAAG AGGCTATTACTGCTGTTGGTTCTTTCATCCTGAAAGCAAATGAGCTGCTTCA AGTTATCGACAGTAGTATGAAAaacttcaaagcattttttcgATGGCTGTATGTTG CCATGTTGAGGATGTCAGAAGATCATGTGCTCCCAGAGCTGAACAAGGTA atgaCTCAAAAAGATATCACGTTTGTTGCTGATTTTCTTACTGAACATTTTAATGAG GCACCAGAACTTTACAATCGtaaaggaaaatacttcaaTGTGGAGAGAGTTGGTCAG taCTTGAAAGATGAAGATGATGACCTTGTATCACCACCTAATACAGAGGGAAACCAGTGGTTTAACTTTCTTAAAGACAGTACTCATATTAAAG AAAGTCCTCTTCTGTTTCCCTACTATCCTGAGAAATCACTACATTTTGTCAAAAGGCAAATGGAAGAGGTCATTGATCAGTGTTTACAAAAGCCAGCG GATATAATTGGAAAGTCAGTGCATCAAGCAGTCTACATGTCTCTTTATAAAACTTCTCAAAG tgaagattcCACACCTCAGTTATTTAAACTACCATTTCT GTGGAATGACAAAACATCCAATATACATTATGTTCTCTTCACCATACTCgaaaattctgtttctaaaatataCATTTTGAGGAGACATACTGATACTTCCAG GTCTGTCAGTAATGGAATTCTTGCGGTAGAGTTTGGAAGCTTCTTGAACAACAGTATAAATGACAGCTCAGACTCCAG aTGCTACAGTTGTTTAGATGCACACTTTTATGATGATGAAACTGTAACTGTAGTTCTGAAGGAGAGTGTGGAacaagagggaaaggagagagtCTTGGCTCAGTTGCCTTTATCTTCCATATACACAGATGAGGACCAAGACAGGGAATTAATCTGGGATTCTACTAAAAG ACTGGATGAGCAAAGAGGTGAGATATTGACACGTACTGTCTTCTTGGAGAATCAGTGGAGAGTGCTGGAGAACATGAAAGCTCAGTATGTTTCTGTAAATGGCATTAGAAAAGTTTCCTGTGTG CTAAGTTCAAATCTCCGTCACGTGAGGGTGTTTGAGATGGACGTGGAGGACGATGGGGAAgttgaggaagaagaggaagaagaagcaaCTCAGATTGCAGCTGGGGAACCTTCTGAGATAAATCAGTCTGCAGATAACCAGGACAATGTGTGTGGTGCATCTGCTGAAGAACTGCCTGATGAAACCGAAGAACATGAATCAAGTCTGGATCCTTGA
- the ANAPC4 gene encoding anaphase-promoting complex subunit 4 isoform X3 — MPAFRQVGEKQLPQEIVFMAWSPKRDLIALANRAGEVLLHRLANFQRVWSLPPNENTGKEVTALAWRPDGKILAFGLTDTKRIILCDVEKPESLHSFSVDSSITYMHWMEVTEESTVLTSFYNAEDESNLLLPKLPALPKNYSTTAKIFSEEKSDEIMKLLGDVRLNALVLGGSSGFIEIYAYGMFKIATVTGVAGSCRGLCLSSDLKSLSVITEIQDSSDNAAEITYFQLDTSLLSSYLPEVTRMARKFTHISTLLQYIKLSLACMCEAWEEILMQMDSRLTKFVQEKNTTTSVQDEFMQLLLWGKASLELQALLMNQLTVKGLKKLGQSIESSYSSIQKLVISHLQSGSEALLYHLSELKGMALWKQKYESLGLDASGIEEAITAVGSFILKANELLQVIDSSMKNFKAFFRWLYVAMLRMSEDHVLPELNKVMTQKDITFVADFLTEHFNEAPELYNRKGKYFNVERVGQYLKDEDDDLVSPPNTEGNQWFNFLKDSTHIKESPLLFPYYPEKSLHFVKRQMEEVIDQCLQKPADIIGKSVHQAVYMSLYKTSQSEDSTPQLFKLPFLWNDKTSNIHYVLFTILENSVSKIYILRRHTDTSRSVSNGILAVEFGSFLNNSINDSSDSRCYSCLDAHFYDDETVTVVLKESVEQEGKERVLAQLPLSSIYTDEDQDRELIWDSTKRLDEQRGEILTRTVFLENQWRVLENMKAQYVSVNGIRKVSCVLSSNLRHVRVFEMDVEDDGEVEEEEEEEATQIAAGEPSEINQSADNQDNVCGASAEELPDETEEHESSLDP; from the exons ATGCCCGCCTTCCGGCAGGTGGGGGAGAAGCAGCTGCCCCAGGAGATCGTCTTCATGGCCTGGTCCCCCAAGAGGGACCTCATCGCCCTGGCCAACCGGGCGGGGGAG GTTTTACTTCACCGGCTTGCAAACTTCCAACGAGTGTGGAGTTTGCctccaaatgaaaatacaggaaaagaagtGACAGCCCTTGCTTGGAGACCAGATGGCAAAA TTTTGGCTTTTGGCCTTACTGATACGAAGCGGATTATTCTGTGTGATGTagaaaaacctgaaagcttGCACTCCTTCTCCGTGGACTCATCTATTACATACATGCATTGGATGGAAGTAACTGAGGAAAGCAC tgttctcACTTCCTTTTATAATGCTGAGGATGAATCAAATCTCCTTTTGCCTAAATTACCGGCGCTACCGAAAAA ttacagtACCACTGCAAAAATTTTCAG tgaagaaaagtcAGATGAGATTATGAAGCTTTTGGGTGATGTAAG gcTTAATGCTCTTGTCCTTGGTGGCAGCTCAGGATTTATTGAGATTTATGCTTATGGAATGTTCAAGATTGCTACAGTAACTGGG GTGGCAGGATCTTGTCGTGGACTATGTTTGTCTAGTGATTTGAAATCACTGTCAGTTATTACAGAGATACAAGACTCCTCAGACAATGCAGCAGAGATAACATATTTTCAG CTGGACACTAGTCTATTATCAAGTTACTTACCTGAGGTAACTCGAATGGCTCGAAAGTTTACTCACATTTCAACTCTGTTACAG TATATAAAGTTGTCATTGGCATGTATGTGTGAAGCGTGGGAAGAAATATTGATGCAGATGGACTCACGACTAACGAAGTTTGTACAG GAAAAGAATACAACCACTTCTGTTCAGGATGAGTTTATGCAGCTGCTGTTATGGGGCAAAGCAAG TCTGGAACTTCAGGCATTACTAATGAACCAACTGACAGTAAAG GGTTTAAAAAAACTCGGTCAGTCTATAGAGTCTTCCTATTCCAGTATACAAAAGTTGGTCATAAGTCATTTGCAGAG TGGCTCTGAGGCACTGTTATACCACTTGAGTGAATTGAAAGGAATGGCTTTATGGAAACAAAAGTATGAATCTCTGGGATTAGATGCATCTGGAATTGAAG AGGCTATTACTGCTGTTGGTTCTTTCATCCTGAAAGCAAATGAGCTGCTTCA AGTTATCGACAGTAGTATGAAAaacttcaaagcattttttcgATGGCTGTATGTTG CCATGTTGAGGATGTCAGAAGATCATGTGCTCCCAGAGCTGAACAAGGTA atgaCTCAAAAAGATATCACGTTTGTTGCTGATTTTCTTACTGAACATTTTAATGAG GCACCAGAACTTTACAATCGtaaaggaaaatacttcaaTGTGGAGAGAGTTGGTCAG taCTTGAAAGATGAAGATGATGACCTTGTATCACCACCTAATACAGAGGGAAACCAGTGGTTTAACTTTCTTAAAGACAGTACTCATATTAAAG AAAGTCCTCTTCTGTTTCCCTACTATCCTGAGAAATCACTACATTTTGTCAAAAGGCAAATGGAAGAGGTCATTGATCAGTGTTTACAAAAGCCAGCG GATATAATTGGAAAGTCAGTGCATCAAGCAGTCTACATGTCTCTTTATAAAACTTCTCAAAG tgaagattcCACACCTCAGTTATTTAAACTACCATTTCT GTGGAATGACAAAACATCCAATATACATTATGTTCTCTTCACCATACTCgaaaattctgtttctaaaatataCATTTTGAGGAGACATACTGATACTTCCAG GTCTGTCAGTAATGGAATTCTTGCGGTAGAGTTTGGAAGCTTCTTGAACAACAGTATAAATGACAGCTCAGACTCCAG aTGCTACAGTTGTTTAGATGCACACTTTTATGATGATGAAACTGTAACTGTAGTTCTGAAGGAGAGTGTGGAacaagagggaaaggagagagtCTTGGCTCAGTTGCCTTTATCTTCCATATACACAGATGAGGACCAAGACAGGGAATTAATCTGGGATTCTACTAAAAG ACTGGATGAGCAAAGAGGTGAGATATTGACACGTACTGTCTTCTTGGAGAATCAGTGGAGAGTGCTGGAGAACATGAAAGCTCAGTATGTTTCTGTAAATGGCATTAGAAAAGTTTCCTGTGTG CTAAGTTCAAATCTCCGTCACGTGAGGGTGTTTGAGATGGACGTGGAGGACGATGGGGAAgttgaggaagaagaggaagaagaagcaaCTCAGATTGCAGCTGGGGAACCTTCTGAGATAAATCAGTCTGCAGATAACCAGGACAATGTGTGTGGTGCATCTGCTGAAGAACTGCCTGATGAAACCGAAGAACATGAATCAAGTCTGGATCCTTGA
- the ZCCHC4 gene encoding rRNA N6-adenosine-methyltransferase ZCCHC4, translated as MAAGGAAGPAAVCGPERPGAGGLALLGLAPSAPSCPHGPALLFVKTGQGGGGGGRRFYACSACRDRKDCNFFQWEDEKVSETRLAAREEYNRNHQPPFTHRQNVERYKSFVLLPLSERRFCQECQQLLLPAEWEKHSNHQFLCDISTAQLKSPSQLLYPLENKKTNAQYLFTDRSCQFLLDLIIDLGFRRVLSVGTPRLHEMIQSKASQEEDFRVRSLLLDIDFRYSQFYTEDEFCHYNMFNHYFFGGEAACETCRKFLYQDKGERVIMVTDPPFGGLVEALASSFKKLMAMWKETEKEGHKNQEMPMFWIFPYFFESRILEFFPSFNMMDYQVDYDNHALYKHGKTGRRQSPVRIFTNLTPSMIVLPVEEGYRFCAVCQRYVSSGNQHCEICNSCTSKDGRRWKHCVLCKKCVKPSWFHCNNCNCCTLQNHACEKTDAGCFVCGKAGHKRSSCPSLSRTRTACQADEKQRQKTVKRVKMGICKRSAMKRAIFSRKKLKNNKKKKM; from the exons ATGGCGGctggcggcgcggcggggcctgCGGCCGTGTGCGGCCCGGAGCGGCCGGGGGCCGGTGGGCTggcgctgctggggctggcgcCCAGCGCTCCCAGCTGCCCGCACG GGCCCGCTCTGCTGTTCGTGAAGACCGgccaaggaggaggaggaggtgggaggagaTTTTATGCTTGTTCGGCTTGTAGGGATAGAAAAGATTGTAACTTTTTCCAGTGGGAAGATGAGAAG GTGTCAGAAACGAGGCTTGCAGCACGTGAAGAATATAATAGAAATCATCAGCCTCCTTTTACACACAGACAAAATGTGGAAAG GTACAAGAGTTTTGTTCTGTTGCCATTGTCAGAGAGGAGGTTTTGCCAGGAATGCCAGCAATTGCTATTGCCAGCTGAATGGGAAAAACACTCCAATCACCAGTTCCTGTGTGATATCTCCACTGCCCAGTTAAAAAGTCCCAGTCAACTTCTGTATCCGCTggagaataaaaaaacaaatgcgcagtatttatttacagaCAGAAGTTGCCAGTTCCTACTGGATCTTATTATTGATTTAGGGTTCAGACGAGTGCTCTCTGTTGGAACACCCAG GCTTCATGAAATGATCCAGTCAAAAGCATCACAAGAAGAAGATTTCAGGGTTAGAAGCCTTCTGCTAGATATTGATTTCAG GTATTCACAGTTTTACACAGAGGATGAATTCTGCCACTACAACATgtttaatcattatttttttggtggagAG GCTGCATGTGAGACTTGTAGGAAATTCTTGTATCAAGACAAGGGTGAAAGAGTCATTATGGTAACTGATCCCCCATTTGGAGGTTTAGTGGAAGCACTGGCttctagttttaaaaaactgatGGCGATGtggaaggagacagaaaaagaag GTCATAAAAACCAAGAGATGCCCATGTTCTGGATTTTTCCATACTTCTTTGAGTCTCGTATTCTTGAGTTTTTTCCATCCTTCAATATGATGGATTACCAG GTAGACTATGATAATCATGCACTTTATAAACATGGTAAGACAGGTCGTAGGCAGTCCCCTGTCAGGATCTTCACGAACCTCACCCCAAGTATGATTGTACTTCCTGTAGAAGAGGGTTATAG gTTTTGCGCTGTATGTCAGCGGTATGTTAGTTCTGGTAACCAGCACTGTGAGATATGCAATTCGTGTACGTCAAAA GATGGTAGACGATGGAAACATTGTGTGCTTTGCAAAAAATGTGTAAAACCCT CTTGGTTTCACTGTAACAATTGCAACTGCTGCACTCTTCAAAACCATGCTTGTGAGAAGACAGATGCtggctgttttgtttgtggCAAGGCAGGCCACAAACGCAGCTCCTGTCCCAGTCTCTCCCGCACCAGAACAGCTTGCCA agctgatgaaaagcaaaggcagaaaactgtAAAGAGGGTGAAGATGGGCATCTGTAAAAGATCAGCTATGAAGCGTGCCATATTCTCcaggaagaaattaaagaataataagaaaaaaaagatgtga
- the ANAPC4 gene encoding anaphase-promoting complex subunit 4 isoform X4 codes for MPAFRQVGEKQLPQEIVFMAWSPKRDLIALANRAGEVLLHRLANFQRVWSLPPNENTGKEVTALAWRPDGKILAFGLTDTKRIILCDVEKPESLHSFSVDSSITYMHWMEVTEESTVLTSFYNAEDESNLLLPKLPALPKNYSTTAKIFSEEKSDEIMKLLGDVRLNALVLGGSSGFIEIYAYGMFKIATVTGVAGSCRGLCLSSDLKSLSVITEIQDSSDNAAEITYFQLDTSLLSSYLPEVTRMARKFTHISTLLQYIKLSLACMCEAWEEILMQMDSRLTKFVQEKNTTTSVQDEFMQLLLWGKASLELQALLMNQLTVKGLKKLGQSIESSYSSIQKLVISHLQSGSEALLYHLSELKGMALWKQKYESLGLDASGIEEAITAVGSFILKANELLQVIDSSMKNFKAFFRWLYVAMLRMSEDHVLPELNKMTQKDITFVADFLTEHFNEAPELYNRKGKYFNVERVGQYLKDEDDDLVSPPNTEGNQWFNFLKDSTHIKESPLLFPYYPEKSLHFVKRQMEEVIDQCLQKPADIIGKSVHQAVYMSLYKTSQSEDSTPQLFKLPFLWNDKTSNIHYVLFTILENSVSKIYILRRHTDTSRSVSNGILAVEFGSFLNNSINDSSDSRCYSCLDAHFYDDETVTVVLKESVEQEGKERVLAQLPLSSIYTDEDQDRELIWDSTKRLDEQRGEILTRTVFLENQWRVLENMKAQYVSVNGIRKVSCVLSSNLRHVRVFEMDVEDDGEVEEEEEEEATQIAAGEPSEINQSADNQDNVCGASAEELPDETEEHESSLDP; via the exons ATGCCCGCCTTCCGGCAGGTGGGGGAGAAGCAGCTGCCCCAGGAGATCGTCTTCATGGCCTGGTCCCCCAAGAGGGACCTCATCGCCCTGGCCAACCGGGCGGGGGAG GTTTTACTTCACCGGCTTGCAAACTTCCAACGAGTGTGGAGTTTGCctccaaatgaaaatacaggaaaagaagtGACAGCCCTTGCTTGGAGACCAGATGGCAAAA TTTTGGCTTTTGGCCTTACTGATACGAAGCGGATTATTCTGTGTGATGTagaaaaacctgaaagcttGCACTCCTTCTCCGTGGACTCATCTATTACATACATGCATTGGATGGAAGTAACTGAGGAAAGCAC tgttctcACTTCCTTTTATAATGCTGAGGATGAATCAAATCTCCTTTTGCCTAAATTACCGGCGCTACCGAAAAA ttacagtACCACTGCAAAAATTTTCAG tgaagaaaagtcAGATGAGATTATGAAGCTTTTGGGTGATGTAAG gcTTAATGCTCTTGTCCTTGGTGGCAGCTCAGGATTTATTGAGATTTATGCTTATGGAATGTTCAAGATTGCTACAGTAACTGGG GTGGCAGGATCTTGTCGTGGACTATGTTTGTCTAGTGATTTGAAATCACTGTCAGTTATTACAGAGATACAAGACTCCTCAGACAATGCAGCAGAGATAACATATTTTCAG CTGGACACTAGTCTATTATCAAGTTACTTACCTGAGGTAACTCGAATGGCTCGAAAGTTTACTCACATTTCAACTCTGTTACAG TATATAAAGTTGTCATTGGCATGTATGTGTGAAGCGTGGGAAGAAATATTGATGCAGATGGACTCACGACTAACGAAGTTTGTACAG GAAAAGAATACAACCACTTCTGTTCAGGATGAGTTTATGCAGCTGCTGTTATGGGGCAAAGCAAG TCTGGAACTTCAGGCATTACTAATGAACCAACTGACAGTAAAG GGTTTAAAAAAACTCGGTCAGTCTATAGAGTCTTCCTATTCCAGTATACAAAAGTTGGTCATAAGTCATTTGCAGAG TGGCTCTGAGGCACTGTTATACCACTTGAGTGAATTGAAAGGAATGGCTTTATGGAAACAAAAGTATGAATCTCTGGGATTAGATGCATCTGGAATTGAAG AGGCTATTACTGCTGTTGGTTCTTTCATCCTGAAAGCAAATGAGCTGCTTCA AGTTATCGACAGTAGTATGAAAaacttcaaagcattttttcgATGGCTGTATGTTG CCATGTTGAGGATGTCAGAAGATCATGTGCTCCCAGAGCTGAACAAG atgaCTCAAAAAGATATCACGTTTGTTGCTGATTTTCTTACTGAACATTTTAATGAG GCACCAGAACTTTACAATCGtaaaggaaaatacttcaaTGTGGAGAGAGTTGGTCAG taCTTGAAAGATGAAGATGATGACCTTGTATCACCACCTAATACAGAGGGAAACCAGTGGTTTAACTTTCTTAAAGACAGTACTCATATTAAAG AAAGTCCTCTTCTGTTTCCCTACTATCCTGAGAAATCACTACATTTTGTCAAAAGGCAAATGGAAGAGGTCATTGATCAGTGTTTACAAAAGCCAGCG GATATAATTGGAAAGTCAGTGCATCAAGCAGTCTACATGTCTCTTTATAAAACTTCTCAAAG tgaagattcCACACCTCAGTTATTTAAACTACCATTTCT GTGGAATGACAAAACATCCAATATACATTATGTTCTCTTCACCATACTCgaaaattctgtttctaaaatataCATTTTGAGGAGACATACTGATACTTCCAG GTCTGTCAGTAATGGAATTCTTGCGGTAGAGTTTGGAAGCTTCTTGAACAACAGTATAAATGACAGCTCAGACTCCAG aTGCTACAGTTGTTTAGATGCACACTTTTATGATGATGAAACTGTAACTGTAGTTCTGAAGGAGAGTGTGGAacaagagggaaaggagagagtCTTGGCTCAGTTGCCTTTATCTTCCATATACACAGATGAGGACCAAGACAGGGAATTAATCTGGGATTCTACTAAAAG ACTGGATGAGCAAAGAGGTGAGATATTGACACGTACTGTCTTCTTGGAGAATCAGTGGAGAGTGCTGGAGAACATGAAAGCTCAGTATGTTTCTGTAAATGGCATTAGAAAAGTTTCCTGTGTG CTAAGTTCAAATCTCCGTCACGTGAGGGTGTTTGAGATGGACGTGGAGGACGATGGGGAAgttgaggaagaagaggaagaagaagcaaCTCAGATTGCAGCTGGGGAACCTTCTGAGATAAATCAGTCTGCAGATAACCAGGACAATGTGTGTGGTGCATCTGCTGAAGAACTGCCTGATGAAACCGAAGAACATGAATCAAGTCTGGATCCTTGA